A window of the Tachysurus fulvidraco isolate hzauxx_2018 chromosome 6, HZAU_PFXX_2.0, whole genome shotgun sequence genome harbors these coding sequences:
- the map2 gene encoding microtubule-associated protein 2 isoform X5 gives MADGRQPEDSASQWALPGTQDSSSPVGENGFSYRTCQPGAAHAAAAASYAKENGFNGDLPSGHEVTAEQVSARIVQEVTAEAVAVLKGEQELHPGTAVRLSSVEDSTNLPPSPPPSPAAEHFGPLEQDVGDEEEAGPLCRFQNSRERCKFLAPSISVSVPEDEPYYSDEEYYDHPLFSPEWTLSGSCPSGQAAAFSQIEEEETIEALSAAEEDENIAAAAALEEQEEEEEQWSGEEPEQEPISKLLEQAEVVVGAQTLPYLQAEDQAINAGPGARNGSTEEAERGECPGKAVKMDAEKPCGERATPVSTDFAQSEVKPEDLTSYQSVVPDTSLPSLSDTDAFAVSPNGQSNAKEPTVNPDQKEDSPVNIEKQAPTDAVSLDSSMSQTHVMQLLEVESTSTGDKQLDVIASAKSLEVPGTESASSDKQEGTMDKSGMSAYFETTTLKSEETRGQGEDYYELSTASDETKSAISSVPEISYSTLVQSQSIGEIPESQKGTEEQQKVLASSEKRDDCKLSPGKLALEQRSYSLNITIGAMDQSGGQGRPRNFSPLATDIMSYTSGSLDESTECIPVSPSVEKLPSFPPLILETSASVTTPSASPPHDTVADIKTTSPQPESPGSPLPNKFSYKNGAVMAQDLPEMLDLAGTRTRLMSDNTDPEIIRRKSVPADMPALVSDSLAHLFQGQRVTKSETQLEEHGYCVFSEYSGPMPSPADVHSPLDSPPTQIFNRMISEEKETIPNTSGQESPSSNVLKEDISPETEEEKDTREKMCKNNDAGAEQPSNQVKTFATPTVTVTLEGVKTDLDEEAKLAAEQEAEIADYERQIRKLEMEDRPLSVEEERELQELREKVKNKPDLVHQEAYEEVDAEDVYQLTGVAKDRIARPIKPSPTSSVESGTEEEKVPVDTEKTKQAQDGQKEEPAKLSPAESVEKPRKDQNLLQSDKENETIGEKSQLEIAMAEQAPVSTSVSQSKEEEIEVAEEPMEYMQAEKAGLDLPNVPEILEKVEPRKTEQDQSEVKQIETELVEKDDKPKVTHEEPKVVEKHEEPKVVEKHEEPKVVETHEEPKVVEKHEEPKVVEKHEEPKVVETHEEPKVVETHEEPKVVEKHEEPKVVEKDEEPKVVEKDEEPKVVEKDEEPKVVEKDEESKVVEKDKEDKGFEKDEEHNIVEKYEEPQSVQKEQEFKIAEKDEEPTVVEKHEEPKVVKDEEPTVAGKDEEPKVVKKDNEPSFVEKDEEPKVVENDEETRVVEKDEEPEVVDKHEETGLEKDEKTGLVKDKVEEHDELEGAGAAVQETIEPRAAIESIVTVEDDFITVVQTIDEREVPGHSVRFSTPPEEESPQMLRDEEEEEDSIEMAQEAEMEAASLEEVQDAPEAVQAPVCPPKEVPESECPTESYDDYKDETTIDDSILDSSWIDTQDDDKSMATEKIEPLPRILSPAKKPSTEKPVKQKPKSGRAKGRISTPERKPIWKDPGPVQKGDLKKKKAVIKKVEVTKKSENQSRSPSRKSVLKAAVRHPRATQHHICAKRKPTVSADGRLTFSSVRHSRDRASTPNPTSLTKIPTCKTRASALPQPRLNSTCSYNKTSLLVEFEGPRPFSAGPQDSISINNLEKDGGSRSPEKRSSLPRPASILTRRAYTSEYEESSTSITSSGSTAPRRPTSFQTEVRAEHRTGRSASMTGTESVRSRSARSGTSTPRTPGSTAITPGTPPSTSCRTPGTPRTPGTPKSLSLLSQEQKVAILRTPPKSPVTGSKQLRVLNQPMPDLKNVRAKIGSTDNIKYQPKGGLVQIQSKKLDLSHVTSKCGSMDNIHHKPGGGNVRIESVKLDFKDKAHAKIGSLDNAHHVPGGGNVMVRGGHFPPGTLVSSPGPKTCMIESHKLMFRETAKARVDHGAEIVTQSSGLSPHQMSSSGSINLLESPQLATLAEDVTAALAKQGL, from the exons ATGGCAGACGGTCGGCAGCCTGAGGACAGCGCCTCGCAGTGGGCATTGCCAGGGACCCAGGACTCCTCCAGTCCTGTGGGAGAGAATGGTTTCTCCTACAGGACGTGCCAGCCTGGTGCTGCGCACGCCGCCGCCGCTGCCTCCTATGCCAAAGAGAACGGCTTTAACGGTGACCTGCCCTCGGGCCATGAAGTAACTGCAG AGCAAGTGTCCGCGCGCATTGTGCAGGAGGTGACGGCCGAGGCAGTGGCGGTTCTGAAGGGAGAGCAGGAGCTCCATCCAGGCACAGCCGTCCGACTCTCCTCAG TGGAAGACTCAACCAATTTGCCACCTTCTCCACCTCCGTCTCCTGCGGCTGAGCACTTTGGCCCTCTGGAGCAAG ATGTAGGGGATGAGGAGGAGGCTGGGCCTCTCTGCCGCTTCCAAAATTCTCGGGAGAGGTGCAAGTTCCTCGCCCCCTCCATCTCAGTTTCAGTGCCCGAGGATGAACCCTACTACTCTGACGAGGAGTACTATGACCACCCCTTATTCAGCCCTGAGTGGACACTCTCGGGCTCGTGCCCTTCAGGGCAGGCCGCTGCCTTTAGCCAGATTGAAG AAGAAGAGACCATAGAGGCTCTTTCTGCAGCGGAGGAAGATGAGAAcattgcagcagcagcagctttagaggagcaggaggaagaggaggagcagTGGAGTGGGGAGGAGCCTGAGCAGGAACCCATATCCAAGCTCTTAGAGCAGGCAGAGGTGGTAGTCGGGGCCCAGACTTTGCCCTATCTGCAGGCAGAGGACCAAGCAATTAATGCTGGCCCTGGAGCTCGTAATGGGAGCACTGAGGAGGCAGAAAGGGGCGAGTGCCCTGGAAAAG CTGTGAAGATGGATGCAGAAAAGCCATGTGGAGAGAGGGCTACGCCGGTCAGCACGGACTTCGCTCAGTCAGAGGTGAAACCAGAGGATCTCACCTCTTACCAAAGTGTTGTCCCTGATACATCATTACCCAGCCTAAGTGACACAGATGCTTTTGCTGTTTCACCAAATGGTCAGAGCAATGCCAAAGAGCCCACGGTGAATCCTGATCAAAAGGAAGACTCACCAGTCAATATTGAGAAGCAAGCTCCTACAGATGCAGTTTCTTTAGACTCAAGTATGTCTCAAACACACGTGATGCAATTACTAGAAGTGGAATCTACATCTACTGGAGACAAGCAGCTAGATGTTATAGCAAGTGCCAAAAGTCTAGAAGTGCCTGGAACAGAGTCTGCTAGCTCAGATAAACAAGAAGGAACTATGGACAAGTCTGGAATGTCTGCTTATTTTGAAACAACCACACTGAAATCAGAGGAGACGAGGGGACAAGGTGAAGATTATTATGAGCTTAGTACTGCATCAGATGAGACTAAGTCTGCCATTTCCTCAGTTCCAGAAATTAGCTACAGTACCCTAGTTCAATCTCAGTCTATAGGTGAAATTCCTGAAAGTCAAAAGGGTACTGAAGAGCAACAAAAGGTTCTCGCATCATCTGAAAAAAGGGATGATTGCAAGCTCTCTCCTGGAAAGTTGGCCTTGGAGCAAAGAAGTTACTCCCTGAATATCACCATTGGGGCTATGGATCAGAGTGGAGGACAAGGGCGTCCCAGAAACTTCTCCCCATTAGCGACTGACATCATGTCTTATACCAGTGGAAGCCTTGATGAATCTACCGAATGCATTCCTGTCTCGCCATCAGTGGAGAAACTCCCCTCTTTCCCACCACTGATCCTGGAGACATCAGCCTCTGTCACCACTCCATCAGCTTCTCCACCTCATGACACAGTAGCTGATATCAAGACCACAAGTCCACAGCCTGAATCCCCAGGTTCTCCCTTACCTAATAAGTTCAGCTATAAAAATGGTGCTGTGATGGCACAAGATCTACCTGAAATGCTGGACTTGGCAGGTACTCGTACAAGATTAATGTCTGATAACACTGATCCTGAGATTATAAGAAGGAAGTCAGTCCCTGCTGACATGCCTGCCCTAGTGAGTGACTCCTTAGCCCATTTGTTTCAGGGTCAGCGAGTTACAAAAAGCGAGACTCAATTGGAGGAACATGGATACTGTGTTTTTAGTGAGTACTCTGGTCCCATGCCATCTCCAGCGGATGTTCACAGTCCATTGGATTCTCCACCAACACAAATCTTCAACAGAATGAtttcagaagaaaaagagaCCATTCCAAATACAAGTGGACAGGAAAGTCCATCATCTAACGTTCTAAAAGAAGACATTTCCCCAGAAACAGAGGAGGAAAAGGATAcaagagaaaaaatgtgcaaaaataatgaTGCTGGAGCAGAGCAGCCAAGCAATCAAGTTAAAACGTTTGCCACTCcaactgttactgttactctggAAGGCGTGAAAACAGATCTTGATGAAGAGGCCAAACTTGCAGCTGAACAGGAGGCTGAAATAGCTGATTATGAGAGGCAAATTCGCAAGCTGGAAATGGAAGACAGACCTTTAAGTGTTGAAGAGGAGAGGGAGCTCCAGGAGCTACGTGAAAAGGTGAAGAATAAGCCAGATTTGGTTCACCAGGAAGCCTATGAGGAGGTAGATGCTGAGGATGTGTACCAGCTTACTGGAGTTGCCAAGGACAGGATTGCTAGACCAATTAAAccatcaccaacatcatcagTGGAGAGTggaacagaagaagaaaaagtacCTGTTGACACAGAGAAAACTAAACAGGCACAAGACGGTCAGAAAGAAGAGCCCGCAAAATTGTCTCCTGCAGAATCTGTCGAGAAACCCAGGAAAGATCAGAACCTCCTACAATCTGACAAGGAGAATGAGACTATTGGAGAAAAATCACAACTGGAAATTGCGATGGCAGAGCAGGCTCCTGTTTCCACTTCAGTGTCACaaagtaaagaagaagaaatagaagTAGCTGAGGAACCTATGGAGTACATGCAAGCAGAAAAAGCAGGTTTAGATTTGCCAAATGTGCCTGAGATACTGGAGAAGGTTGAACCACGGAAGACTGAACAAGATCAGTCTGAAGTAAAACAAATTGAAACAGAGCTTGTTGAGAAAGATGACAAGCCCAAAGTGACACATGAGGAGCCTAAAGTTGTTGAGAAACATGAGGAGCCTAAAGTTGTTGAGAAACATGAGGAGCCTAAAGTTGTTGAGACCCATGAGGAGCCTAAAGTTGTTGAGAAACATGAGGAGCCTAAAGTTGTTGAGAAACATGAGGAGCCTAAAGTTGTTGAGACACATGAGGAGCCTAAAGTTGTTGAGACACATGAGGAGCCTAAAGTTGTTGAGAAACATGAGGAGCCTAAAGTTGTTGAGAAAGATGAGGAGCCTAAAGTTGTTGAGAAAGATGAGGAGCCTAAAGTTGTTGAGAAAGATGAGGAGCCTAAAGTTGTTGAGAAAGATGAAGAGTCCAAAGTTGTTGAGAAAGATAAAGAGGACAAAGGTTTTGAGAAAGATGAAGAGCACAATATTGTTGAGAAATATGAGGAGCCACAAAGTGTTCAAAAAGAACAAGAATTCAAAATTGCTGAGAAAGATGAAGAGCCCACAGTCGTTGAGAAACACGAGGAGCCTAAAGTTGTGAAGGACGAAGAGCCTACAGTTGCTGGGAAGGACGAAGAGCCAAAAGTTGTTAAGAAAGATAACGAGCCGTCGTTTGTTGAGAAAGATGAAGAGCCCAAAGTTGTTGAGAACGACGAAGAGACCAGAGTTGTGGAAAAAGATGAAGAGCCCGAAGTTGTTGACAAGCATGAAGAAACTGGACttgaaaaagatgaaaagacAGGACTTGTGAAAGATAAAGTGGAAGAGCATGACGAGTTGGAAGGGGCAGGGGCAGCGGTACAAGAAACCATAGAGCCCCGAGCTGCCATTGAGTCTATTGTAACCGTGGAAGATGACTTTATTACTGTGGTGCAGACCATTGATGAACGAGAAGTACCTGGGCACAGCGTACGTTTCTCCACTCCTCCTGAAGAAGAATCACCACAAATGCTTCgagatgaagaggaggaagaagactCTATTGAAATGGCTCAAGAAGCAGAAATGGAGGCTGCTAGCCTAGAGGAAGTCCAGGATGCTCCTGAAGCTGTACAGGCCCCTGTGTGTCCTCCTAAGGAGGTTCCAGAGAGCGAGTGTCCTACTGAGAGCTATGATGACTACAAGGATGAAACCACTATCGATGACTCCATCTTAGACAGCTCCTGGATAGACACTCAAG ATGATGATAAGAGCATGGCCACAGAGAAAATTGAGCCTCTTCCAAGAATATTAAGCCCTGCCAAGAAGCCCTCTACCGAGAAGCCAGTCAAACAGAAGCCTAAATCAGGCAGAGCCAAAGGCCGAATTTCCACACCGGAACGCAAACCCATCTGGAAAGATCCGGGACCGGTCCAAAAAGGGgatctgaagaagaaaaaag CTGTGATTAAGAAGGTTGAGgtcacaaaaaaatctgaaaatcagAGCCGTTCTCCCTCCAGGAAGAGTGTTTTAAAGGCCGCCGTAAGGCATCCTAGAGCTACCCAACATCACATCTGTGCTAAGCGGAAACCCACAG taTCAGCAGACGGACGGCTGACGTTCAGCTCGGTGCGTCATTCCAGAGACAGGGCGTCT ACCCCCAACCCGACTTCACTAACTAAGATCCCCACCTGTAAAACACGGGCGTCGGCTCTTCCTCAGCCCCGCCTGAACTCCACCTGCTCCTACAATAAAACAAGCTTATTGGTGGAGTTCGAAGGGCCCCGCCCCTTCTCAGCAGGGCCTCAAGATTCCATCTCAATTAACAATTTAGAAAAG GACGGAGGATCTCGGAGCCCCGAGAAGAGATCGTCTCTGCCTCGACCAGCCTCTATTCTGACTCGACGCGCTTACACTAGCGAATACGAGGAGAGCTCCACCTCCATCACTAGCTCTGGATCGACTGCACCACGCAGGCCCACAT CTTTCCAGACTGAAGTCAGAGCTGAACACAGGACAGGTCGATCTGCCAGTATGACAG GCACCGAGTCCGTGCGTTCCCGCTCCGCTCGCTCCGGCACCTCCACTCCCCGCACTCCCGGCTCCACGGCCATCACTCCCGGCACTCCTCCCAGCACATCCTGTCGCACCCCAGGCACCCCACGCACCCCGGGCACCCCCAAATCCCTCAGCCTTCTCTCACAGGAGCAGAAGGTGGCCATTCTTCGTACGCCTCCGAAGTCTCCTGTCACTGGATCCAAGCAGCTGCGTGTCCTCAACCAACCCATGCCTGACCTCAAGAACGTCAGGGCCAAGATCGGATCCACGGATAACATCAAGTACCAGCCTAAAGGAGGACTG GTTCAGATTCAATCGAAGAAGCTCGATCTCAGCCACGTGACCTCCAAGTGCGGCTCTATGGATAACATCCACCACAAGCCAG
- the map2 gene encoding microtubule-associated protein 2 isoform X7: MADGRQPEDSASQWALPGTQDSSSPVGENGFSYRTCQPGAAHAAAAASYAKENGFNGDLPSGHEVTAEQVSARIVQEVTAEAVAVLKGEQELHPGTAVRLSSVEDSTNLPPSPPPSPAAEHFGPLEQDVGDEEEAGPLCRFQNSRERCKFLAPSISVSVPEDEPYYSDEEYYDHPLFSPEWTLSGSCPSGQAAAFSQIEEEETIEALSAAEEDENIAAAAALEEQEEEEEQWSGEEPEQEPISKLLEQAEVVVGAQTLPYLQAEDQAINAGPGARNGSTEEAERGECPGKAVKMDAEKPCGERATPVSTDFAQSEVKPEDLTSYQSVVPDTSLPSLSDTDAFAVSPNGQSNAKEPTVNPDQKEDSPVNIEKQAPTDAVSLDSSMSQTHVMQLLEVESTSTGDKQLDVIASAKSLEVPGTESASSDKQEGTMDKSGMSAYFETTTLKSEETRGQGEDYYELSTASDETKSAISSVPEISYSTLVQSQSIGEIPESQKGTEEQQKVLASSEKRDDCKLSPGKLALEQRSYSLNITIGAMDQSGGQGRPRNFSPLATDIMSYTSGSLDESTECIPVSPSVEKLPSFPPLILETSASVTTPSASPPHDTVADIKTTSPQPESPGSPLPNKFSYKNGAVMAQDLPEMLDLAGTRTRLMSDNTDPEIIRRKSVPADMPALVSDSLAHLFQGQRVTKSETQLEEHGYCVFSEYSGPMPSPADVHSPLDSPPTQIFNRMISEEKETIPNTSGQESPSSNVLKEDISPETEEEKDTREKMCKNNDAGAEQPSNQVKTFATPTVTVTLEGVKTDLDEEAKLAAEQEAEIADYERQIRKLEMEDRPLSVEEERELQELREKVKNKPDLVHQEAYEEVDAEDVYQLTGVAKDRIARPIKPSPTSSVESGTEEEKVPVDTEKTKQAQDGQKEEPAKLSPAESVEKPRKDQNLLQSDKENETIGEKSQLEIAMAEQAPVSTSVSQSKEEEIEVAEEPMEYMQAEKAGLDLPNVPEILEKVEPRKTEQDQSEVKQIETELVEKDDKPKVTHEEPKVVEKHEEPKVVEKHEEPKVVETHEEPKVVEKHEEPKVVEKHEEPKVVETHEEPKVVETHEEPKVVEKHEEPKVVEKDEEPKVVEKDEEPKVVEKDEEPKVVEKDEESKVVEKDKEDKGFEKDEEHNIVEKYEEPQSVQKEQEFKIAEKDEEPTVVEKHEEPKVVKDEEPTVAGKDEEPKVVKKDNEPSFVEKDEEPKVVENDEETRVVEKDEEPEVVDKHEETGLEKDEKTGLVKDKVEEHDELEGAGAAVQETIEPRAAIESIVTVEDDFITVVQTIDEREVPGHSVRFSTPPEEESPQMLRDEEEEEDSIEMAQEAEMEAASLEEVQDAPEAVQAPVCPPKEVPESECPTESYDDYKDETTIDDSILDSSWIDTQDDDKSMATEKIEPLPRILSPAKKPSTEKPVKQKPKSGRAKGRISTPERKPIWKDPGPVQKGDLKKKKAVIKKVEVTKKSENQSRSPSRKSVLKAAVRHPRATQHHICAKRKPTVSADGRLTFSSVRHSRDRASTPNPTSLTKIPTCKTRASALPQPRLNSTCSYNKTSLLVEFEGPRPFSAGPQDSISINNLEKDGGSRSPEKRSSLPRPASILTRRAYTSEYEESSTSITSSGSTAPRRPTSFQTEVRAEHRTGRSASMTGTESVRSRSARSGTSTPRTPGSTAITPGTPPSTSCRTPGTPRTPGTPKSLSLLSQEQKVAILRTPPKSPVTGSKQLRVLNQPMPDLKNVRAKIGSTDNIKYQPKGGLVQIQSKKLDLSHVTSKCGSMDNIHHKPGGGNVRIESVKLDFKDKAHAKIGSLDNAHHVPGGGNVMIESHKLMFRETAKARVDHGAEIVTQSSGLSPHQMSSSGSINLLESPQLATLAEDVTAALAKQGL, translated from the exons ATGGCAGACGGTCGGCAGCCTGAGGACAGCGCCTCGCAGTGGGCATTGCCAGGGACCCAGGACTCCTCCAGTCCTGTGGGAGAGAATGGTTTCTCCTACAGGACGTGCCAGCCTGGTGCTGCGCACGCCGCCGCCGCTGCCTCCTATGCCAAAGAGAACGGCTTTAACGGTGACCTGCCCTCGGGCCATGAAGTAACTGCAG AGCAAGTGTCCGCGCGCATTGTGCAGGAGGTGACGGCCGAGGCAGTGGCGGTTCTGAAGGGAGAGCAGGAGCTCCATCCAGGCACAGCCGTCCGACTCTCCTCAG TGGAAGACTCAACCAATTTGCCACCTTCTCCACCTCCGTCTCCTGCGGCTGAGCACTTTGGCCCTCTGGAGCAAG ATGTAGGGGATGAGGAGGAGGCTGGGCCTCTCTGCCGCTTCCAAAATTCTCGGGAGAGGTGCAAGTTCCTCGCCCCCTCCATCTCAGTTTCAGTGCCCGAGGATGAACCCTACTACTCTGACGAGGAGTACTATGACCACCCCTTATTCAGCCCTGAGTGGACACTCTCGGGCTCGTGCCCTTCAGGGCAGGCCGCTGCCTTTAGCCAGATTGAAG AAGAAGAGACCATAGAGGCTCTTTCTGCAGCGGAGGAAGATGAGAAcattgcagcagcagcagctttagaggagcaggaggaagaggaggagcagTGGAGTGGGGAGGAGCCTGAGCAGGAACCCATATCCAAGCTCTTAGAGCAGGCAGAGGTGGTAGTCGGGGCCCAGACTTTGCCCTATCTGCAGGCAGAGGACCAAGCAATTAATGCTGGCCCTGGAGCTCGTAATGGGAGCACTGAGGAGGCAGAAAGGGGCGAGTGCCCTGGAAAAG CTGTGAAGATGGATGCAGAAAAGCCATGTGGAGAGAGGGCTACGCCGGTCAGCACGGACTTCGCTCAGTCAGAGGTGAAACCAGAGGATCTCACCTCTTACCAAAGTGTTGTCCCTGATACATCATTACCCAGCCTAAGTGACACAGATGCTTTTGCTGTTTCACCAAATGGTCAGAGCAATGCCAAAGAGCCCACGGTGAATCCTGATCAAAAGGAAGACTCACCAGTCAATATTGAGAAGCAAGCTCCTACAGATGCAGTTTCTTTAGACTCAAGTATGTCTCAAACACACGTGATGCAATTACTAGAAGTGGAATCTACATCTACTGGAGACAAGCAGCTAGATGTTATAGCAAGTGCCAAAAGTCTAGAAGTGCCTGGAACAGAGTCTGCTAGCTCAGATAAACAAGAAGGAACTATGGACAAGTCTGGAATGTCTGCTTATTTTGAAACAACCACACTGAAATCAGAGGAGACGAGGGGACAAGGTGAAGATTATTATGAGCTTAGTACTGCATCAGATGAGACTAAGTCTGCCATTTCCTCAGTTCCAGAAATTAGCTACAGTACCCTAGTTCAATCTCAGTCTATAGGTGAAATTCCTGAAAGTCAAAAGGGTACTGAAGAGCAACAAAAGGTTCTCGCATCATCTGAAAAAAGGGATGATTGCAAGCTCTCTCCTGGAAAGTTGGCCTTGGAGCAAAGAAGTTACTCCCTGAATATCACCATTGGGGCTATGGATCAGAGTGGAGGACAAGGGCGTCCCAGAAACTTCTCCCCATTAGCGACTGACATCATGTCTTATACCAGTGGAAGCCTTGATGAATCTACCGAATGCATTCCTGTCTCGCCATCAGTGGAGAAACTCCCCTCTTTCCCACCACTGATCCTGGAGACATCAGCCTCTGTCACCACTCCATCAGCTTCTCCACCTCATGACACAGTAGCTGATATCAAGACCACAAGTCCACAGCCTGAATCCCCAGGTTCTCCCTTACCTAATAAGTTCAGCTATAAAAATGGTGCTGTGATGGCACAAGATCTACCTGAAATGCTGGACTTGGCAGGTACTCGTACAAGATTAATGTCTGATAACACTGATCCTGAGATTATAAGAAGGAAGTCAGTCCCTGCTGACATGCCTGCCCTAGTGAGTGACTCCTTAGCCCATTTGTTTCAGGGTCAGCGAGTTACAAAAAGCGAGACTCAATTGGAGGAACATGGATACTGTGTTTTTAGTGAGTACTCTGGTCCCATGCCATCTCCAGCGGATGTTCACAGTCCATTGGATTCTCCACCAACACAAATCTTCAACAGAATGAtttcagaagaaaaagagaCCATTCCAAATACAAGTGGACAGGAAAGTCCATCATCTAACGTTCTAAAAGAAGACATTTCCCCAGAAACAGAGGAGGAAAAGGATAcaagagaaaaaatgtgcaaaaataatgaTGCTGGAGCAGAGCAGCCAAGCAATCAAGTTAAAACGTTTGCCACTCcaactgttactgttactctggAAGGCGTGAAAACAGATCTTGATGAAGAGGCCAAACTTGCAGCTGAACAGGAGGCTGAAATAGCTGATTATGAGAGGCAAATTCGCAAGCTGGAAATGGAAGACAGACCTTTAAGTGTTGAAGAGGAGAGGGAGCTCCAGGAGCTACGTGAAAAGGTGAAGAATAAGCCAGATTTGGTTCACCAGGAAGCCTATGAGGAGGTAGATGCTGAGGATGTGTACCAGCTTACTGGAGTTGCCAAGGACAGGATTGCTAGACCAATTAAAccatcaccaacatcatcagTGGAGAGTggaacagaagaagaaaaagtacCTGTTGACACAGAGAAAACTAAACAGGCACAAGACGGTCAGAAAGAAGAGCCCGCAAAATTGTCTCCTGCAGAATCTGTCGAGAAACCCAGGAAAGATCAGAACCTCCTACAATCTGACAAGGAGAATGAGACTATTGGAGAAAAATCACAACTGGAAATTGCGATGGCAGAGCAGGCTCCTGTTTCCACTTCAGTGTCACaaagtaaagaagaagaaatagaagTAGCTGAGGAACCTATGGAGTACATGCAAGCAGAAAAAGCAGGTTTAGATTTGCCAAATGTGCCTGAGATACTGGAGAAGGTTGAACCACGGAAGACTGAACAAGATCAGTCTGAAGTAAAACAAATTGAAACAGAGCTTGTTGAGAAAGATGACAAGCCCAAAGTGACACATGAGGAGCCTAAAGTTGTTGAGAAACATGAGGAGCCTAAAGTTGTTGAGAAACATGAGGAGCCTAAAGTTGTTGAGACCCATGAGGAGCCTAAAGTTGTTGAGAAACATGAGGAGCCTAAAGTTGTTGAGAAACATGAGGAGCCTAAAGTTGTTGAGACACATGAGGAGCCTAAAGTTGTTGAGACACATGAGGAGCCTAAAGTTGTTGAGAAACATGAGGAGCCTAAAGTTGTTGAGAAAGATGAGGAGCCTAAAGTTGTTGAGAAAGATGAGGAGCCTAAAGTTGTTGAGAAAGATGAGGAGCCTAAAGTTGTTGAGAAAGATGAAGAGTCCAAAGTTGTTGAGAAAGATAAAGAGGACAAAGGTTTTGAGAAAGATGAAGAGCACAATATTGTTGAGAAATATGAGGAGCCACAAAGTGTTCAAAAAGAACAAGAATTCAAAATTGCTGAGAAAGATGAAGAGCCCACAGTCGTTGAGAAACACGAGGAGCCTAAAGTTGTGAAGGACGAAGAGCCTACAGTTGCTGGGAAGGACGAAGAGCCAAAAGTTGTTAAGAAAGATAACGAGCCGTCGTTTGTTGAGAAAGATGAAGAGCCCAAAGTTGTTGAGAACGACGAAGAGACCAGAGTTGTGGAAAAAGATGAAGAGCCCGAAGTTGTTGACAAGCATGAAGAAACTGGACttgaaaaagatgaaaagacAGGACTTGTGAAAGATAAAGTGGAAGAGCATGACGAGTTGGAAGGGGCAGGGGCAGCGGTACAAGAAACCATAGAGCCCCGAGCTGCCATTGAGTCTATTGTAACCGTGGAAGATGACTTTATTACTGTGGTGCAGACCATTGATGAACGAGAAGTACCTGGGCACAGCGTACGTTTCTCCACTCCTCCTGAAGAAGAATCACCACAAATGCTTCgagatgaagaggaggaagaagactCTATTGAAATGGCTCAAGAAGCAGAAATGGAGGCTGCTAGCCTAGAGGAAGTCCAGGATGCTCCTGAAGCTGTACAGGCCCCTGTGTGTCCTCCTAAGGAGGTTCCAGAGAGCGAGTGTCCTACTGAGAGCTATGATGACTACAAGGATGAAACCACTATCGATGACTCCATCTTAGACAGCTCCTGGATAGACACTCAAG ATGATGATAAGAGCATGGCCACAGAGAAAATTGAGCCTCTTCCAAGAATATTAAGCCCTGCCAAGAAGCCCTCTACCGAGAAGCCAGTCAAACAGAAGCCTAAATCAGGCAGAGCCAAAGGCCGAATTTCCACACCGGAACGCAAACCCATCTGGAAAGATCCGGGACCGGTCCAAAAAGGGgatctgaagaagaaaaaag CTGTGATTAAGAAGGTTGAGgtcacaaaaaaatctgaaaatcagAGCCGTTCTCCCTCCAGGAAGAGTGTTTTAAAGGCCGCCGTAAGGCATCCTAGAGCTACCCAACATCACATCTGTGCTAAGCGGAAACCCACAG taTCAGCAGACGGACGGCTGACGTTCAGCTCGGTGCGTCATTCCAGAGACAGGGCGTCT ACCCCCAACCCGACTTCACTAACTAAGATCCCCACCTGTAAAACACGGGCGTCGGCTCTTCCTCAGCCCCGCCTGAACTCCACCTGCTCCTACAATAAAACAAGCTTATTGGTGGAGTTCGAAGGGCCCCGCCCCTTCTCAGCAGGGCCTCAAGATTCCATCTCAATTAACAATTTAGAAAAG GACGGAGGATCTCGGAGCCCCGAGAAGAGATCGTCTCTGCCTCGACCAGCCTCTATTCTGACTCGACGCGCTTACACTAGCGAATACGAGGAGAGCTCCACCTCCATCACTAGCTCTGGATCGACTGCACCACGCAGGCCCACAT CTTTCCAGACTGAAGTCAGAGCTGAACACAGGACAGGTCGATCTGCCAGTATGACAG GCACCGAGTCCGTGCGTTCCCGCTCCGCTCGCTCCGGCACCTCCACTCCCCGCACTCCCGGCTCCACGGCCATCACTCCCGGCACTCCTCCCAGCACATCCTGTCGCACCCCAGGCACCCCACGCACCCCGGGCACCCCCAAATCCCTCAGCCTTCTCTCACAGGAGCAGAAGGTGGCCATTCTTCGTACGCCTCCGAAGTCTCCTGTCACTGGATCCAAGCAGCTGCGTGTCCTCAACCAACCCATGCCTGACCTCAAGAACGTCAGGGCCAAGATCGGATCCACGGATAACATCAAGTACCAGCCTAAAGGAGGACTG GTTCAGATTCAATCGAAGAAGCTCGATCTCAGCCACGTGACCTCCAAGTGCGGCTCTATGGATAACATCCACCACAAGCCAG